In one window of Fibrobacter sp. UWH6 DNA:
- a CDS encoding PP2C family serine/threonine-protein phosphatase, translated as MLSKLLAKFRWKLLTASVRGPGHVKDDKPNQDCAFVGFVGKFLLVMVCDGLGSHSHSDYGAKILCGLFPECFLEWSKYRPNKIDDLLRLLQSRWLIRVRSLGVDTCGCTCQLAILNPKGKGWTAQLGDGMTLVCHDGEISKFTEGKSGYGNETVAMGDCNLQPYWRKSKVDLSSPGDRLLIMTDGISEDILPQAEGKFVSTFDLFFGKSRSSGENELTKELINWPTPHHLDDKTIVAIEYR; from the coding sequence TTGCTTTCCAAGCTTCTAGCCAAGTTTCGGTGGAAACTCCTAACCGCATCCGTGCGTGGTCCGGGGCATGTCAAGGATGACAAGCCCAATCAGGACTGCGCCTTTGTCGGTTTTGTAGGCAAGTTTCTGCTTGTGATGGTATGTGACGGTCTTGGTTCCCATTCACATAGTGACTATGGTGCGAAGATACTCTGCGGGTTGTTTCCGGAATGCTTTCTTGAGTGGAGCAAGTACAGACCTAACAAGATTGACGACCTCCTGAGACTGCTACAGTCTCGCTGGCTGATCCGCGTGAGAAGCCTAGGCGTAGATACCTGTGGCTGCACCTGCCAACTTGCCATCCTGAACCCCAAGGGCAAGGGGTGGACTGCGCAACTGGGAGATGGAATGACCCTAGTTTGCCACGACGGTGAAATCAGCAAGTTCACCGAGGGAAAGAGTGGCTACGGGAACGAAACTGTCGCTATGGGAGATTGCAATCTTCAGCCGTACTGGAGAAAGAGCAAGGTAGACCTGTCCTCTCCGGGAGACAGGTTGCTGATAATGACCGACGGGATAAGCGAGGACATATTGCCACAGGCAGAAGGGAAATTCGTATCCACGTTCGACCTATTTTTCGGAAAATCCCGGTCCAGTGGAGAGAACGAACTTACCAAGGAACTGATTAACTGGCCGACCCCACACCACTTAGACGACAAGACCATTGTAGCCATTGAGTATAGGTAG
- a CDS encoding VWA domain-containing protein, with the protein MSAFDSIVCTQARPLPVIILADNSGSMADDGKLDSLKHALVDMIKSFKGASSSSLEAEIYVSVVSFGNNKATMVIEPKSASEIADSAPLLDAINGMQASGNTPLGLALTKLVDMLEHRESYPSRAYRPFLVLASDGMPNDEWENPLKQLLSGERGKKATRLALSIGADADDSMLEKFVDNKEIPVFKATGVDGIRKFFKCVTMSAIKSSQSARPGEIAAGEVVKILADDDGGLFED; encoded by the coding sequence ATGAGCGCATTTGATAGTATTGTTTGCACCCAGGCTCGTCCGTTACCGGTCATTATTCTGGCTGATAATAGCGGCAGTATGGCCGATGATGGAAAGCTCGACTCGCTCAAGCATGCACTTGTTGACATGATCAAGTCATTCAAGGGTGCTTCATCCTCCAGCCTGGAAGCTGAAATCTATGTTTCAGTGGTGTCTTTCGGCAATAACAAGGCAACAATGGTCATTGAACCCAAGTCCGCAAGCGAAATTGCCGACAGCGCACCTTTGCTGGACGCAATCAATGGTATGCAGGCCAGCGGCAACACCCCCCTTGGCCTTGCCCTCACTAAGCTCGTCGACATGCTTGAACACAGGGAATCATATCCTTCCCGTGCATATCGCCCGTTCCTTGTACTTGCCTCCGACGGCATGCCCAACGATGAATGGGAAAATCCGCTTAAGCAGCTTCTTTCCGGCGAACGCGGCAAGAAGGCAACCCGTCTTGCGTTGTCCATTGGCGCCGATGCGGACGACTCTATGCTGGAAAAGTTCGTAGACAACAAGGAAATCCCGGTATTCAAGGCAACCGGAGTCGACGGAATTCGCAAGTTCTTCAAGTGCGTGACTATGTCCGCCATCAAGTCCAGCCAATCCGCCAGACCGGGCGAAATTGCTGCCGGGGAGGTCGTGAAAATCCTGGCCGATGACGACGGTGGACTTTTCGAGGATTAG
- a CDS encoding tyrosine-type recombinase/integrase: protein MEPIVSLVNNVNMPQGGAVVDYQGLDFSLLYERFLAFQEIAPKSSDTYRKAIKQFLAYLSDCGIKAPSRSDVVAYRNKMKDEGKKPSTMRLYLTAVKVFFQWLDQEGIYKNITQRVKGCKLDHSFKKDYLTSNQARRLLEIMPRETVEQKRDYAIIRLSLTTGLRTIEVARANVEDLRTVGDDLALYVQGKGKVEKSVFVKVTPKAEEAIRDYLAARGHVAPESPLFSSGANRNHGGRLTTRSVSRIEKTALLRAGLDSPRLTAHSLRHTAATLNLLNGGSLEETQQLLRHSNINTTLIYVHSLERARSESEARIERALG, encoded by the coding sequence ATGGAACCTATCGTTAGCCTCGTCAATAACGTGAACATGCCGCAAGGTGGTGCGGTAGTAGATTATCAAGGCCTTGACTTTAGTTTGCTTTATGAAAGGTTCTTGGCTTTTCAGGAAATAGCTCCAAAAAGTTCTGATACATATAGAAAGGCAATTAAACAATTTCTTGCGTATCTTTCCGATTGTGGTATAAAAGCCCCTTCAAGAAGTGATGTTGTGGCTTATAGAAACAAGATGAAAGATGAGGGAAAGAAACCTTCTACGATGCGTTTGTATTTGACTGCGGTCAAGGTGTTTTTTCAGTGGTTGGATCAGGAAGGTATTTACAAGAATATCACCCAGAGAGTCAAAGGGTGTAAGTTGGATCATTCGTTTAAAAAGGATTATCTAACCTCGAATCAAGCTCGCAGACTTCTTGAAATCATGCCTCGTGAAACGGTTGAACAGAAACGAGATTATGCGATAATCCGATTGTCCTTAACAACGGGGTTAAGAACAATAGAAGTTGCTAGGGCTAATGTCGAAGATCTTCGTACGGTGGGCGACGATTTAGCTTTGTATGTTCAAGGCAAGGGTAAAGTGGAAAAATCCGTATTTGTGAAAGTGACGCCTAAAGCGGAGGAGGCTATTAGAGACTATCTTGCTGCTCGAGGACATGTTGCTCCCGAGTCACCATTGTTTTCTAGTGGCGCAAATCGTAATCATGGAGGACGCCTGACAACAAGAAGTGTTAGCAGAATTGAAAAGACTGCGTTGCTCCGCGCTGGCTTGGATAGTCCGCGTCTGACTGCCCACAGCCTTCGTCATACTGCGGCGACACTCAATTTGCTTAATGGTGGCTCTTTAGAGGAAACTCAGCAGCTGCTTCGCCATAGCAATATCAATACGACTCTTATTTACGTTCATAGTCTAGAAAGGGCTCGAAGTGAGAGCGAAGCGCGTATTGAAAGGGCTTTGGGATAA
- a CDS encoding serine/threonine-protein kinase, translating into MISMKDILDKMLLTQVGTENSEVFKLVECIGEGGQGAVYTTQRKNLLVKLSIAKEGADDVIKAKYRRYGSLRGRRDLPQYLAKPLSEITPVVKDGFIVYGYVMEMMEDMVSLHSLFRKNGEDPTAYISRMGGIQRMYVILRKIAEILDGIHSIGYVYGDLNPNNVFISKDPAYTEVQLIDCDNLMVAADYDGFIYYPGYGAPEILKGMARNSSITDSWSYAVLAFYTLRQAMPFQGKMVMDAGTMELSQLERKAEAGELPFIDEDQNNAAAHALPKDVMESPALQQLFQKAFGNDSSLSSRPVLQEWIAEFQNWEYRFVKCANKTCGSVYLKYKGVDKCPFCDEKSIEPFVVCRKMIRHDLSCSQYDAPIIAVDSPVKVEISISEYRMLQLEVRLDANSKKVYIKQLGDEDITVEWSIKAIGAGKKVVLRPNTPIGLSVLNKEDNFLQFAEYAFCEGNKARGVLRFTCGGLNG; encoded by the coding sequence ATGATTTCGATGAAGGATATTCTGGACAAGATGCTGCTCACACAAGTAGGGACTGAAAACTCGGAAGTCTTCAAGCTTGTCGAATGCATTGGCGAAGGTGGCCAGGGTGCGGTCTACACGACGCAAAGAAAGAACCTTCTTGTCAAACTCAGCATCGCCAAGGAAGGTGCCGATGACGTCATCAAGGCAAAGTATAGGCGCTATGGTTCGTTAAGGGGTCGTCGCGACCTTCCGCAGTATCTGGCAAAACCCCTCAGTGAAATCACCCCCGTAGTCAAGGATGGATTCATCGTCTATGGATACGTAATGGAAATGATGGAGGACATGGTTTCGCTCCATTCCCTCTTCCGCAAGAATGGCGAAGACCCCACGGCATATATAAGCCGAATGGGTGGTATCCAGCGGATGTACGTCATCCTTCGAAAGATTGCCGAAATACTGGACGGCATCCACTCTATCGGCTATGTATACGGCGACCTGAATCCCAATAACGTCTTCATCTCGAAGGACCCTGCATATACCGAGGTTCAGCTGATCGACTGCGACAACCTGATGGTTGCCGCGGACTATGATGGGTTCATCTATTACCCAGGATACGGCGCTCCGGAAATACTCAAGGGAATGGCAAGGAACAGTTCCATTACCGATTCCTGGAGCTATGCTGTCCTTGCTTTCTACACCCTTCGACAGGCAATGCCTTTCCAGGGCAAGATGGTCATGGACGCAGGGACGATGGAACTATCTCAGCTGGAGCGTAAGGCCGAAGCAGGAGAACTACCCTTCATCGACGAAGACCAGAACAATGCCGCCGCACATGCTCTGCCCAAGGATGTGATGGAATCCCCGGCCTTGCAGCAGTTGTTCCAGAAGGCATTTGGCAATGACTCGTCACTGAGTTCGCGCCCCGTACTCCAGGAGTGGATCGCCGAGTTCCAGAACTGGGAGTATCGGTTTGTAAAGTGCGCCAACAAGACCTGCGGCTCTGTTTACCTGAAATACAAGGGAGTTGACAAGTGTCCATTTTGCGACGAGAAATCCATCGAGCCATTCGTCGTTTGTCGCAAGATGATTCGACACGACTTATCCTGCAGCCAGTATGACGCCCCAATTATTGCGGTCGACTCGCCCGTGAAAGTCGAAATTTCCATTTCCGAATACAGGATGCTTCAACTGGAAGTGAGGCTGGACGCCAATTCGAAGAAAGTCTATATCAAGCAGCTTGGCGACGAGGACATTACGGTTGAATGGTCAATCAAAGCCATTGGTGCGGGAAAGAAGGTCGTTCTACGTCCCAACACCCCAATCGGTCTTTCCGTCCTAAACAAGGAAGACAACTTCCTTCAGTTTGCTGAGTACGCCTTCTGCGAAGGCAATAAGGCTCGGGGAGTTCTAAGGTTCACCTGCGGAGGCCTCAATGGTTAA
- a CDS encoding DUF4365 domain-containing protein codes for MLPQRTAQHISDTKALRLIISKIPDKWIVRNLEERDYGIDLTLELFENDPLNAGKQRPKGQYVLLQVKGAEKKFSPKNGLCKFYSFKTATLGYANLFNIPMFLVYVTHLDQKIHYVWLQKYIEKRLRGTDWGLVEKVNIDVPEENDLCTDNGQNKFEALVEQDYREKEANEVMKKFFFLNQLMYGSFRTLDKKDLMDAWIDFLETALTLQYFDDYDSFTTYADIDDLEKDALDISGLLNFCKKVKRRRKALLENEHLLLGGCLKKLAEITDLALSAYQQNFKFSF; via the coding sequence ATGCTTCCGCAGAGAACTGCTCAACATATTAGTGATACGAAGGCTCTTCGTCTAATAATTTCGAAAATTCCTGATAAATGGATTGTCCGAAATTTAGAAGAACGTGATTATGGAATTGATTTGACTTTAGAACTGTTTGAAAACGATCCGCTAAATGCTGGAAAACAAAGGCCTAAAGGTCAGTATGTTCTACTTCAAGTAAAGGGTGCTGAAAAAAAATTTTCACCCAAGAATGGATTGTGTAAATTTTATTCGTTTAAAACGGCTACACTGGGATATGCCAATTTGTTCAATATACCGATGTTTCTTGTTTATGTGACTCACTTGGATCAGAAAATCCATTATGTGTGGTTACAAAAGTATATCGAAAAAAGACTTCGTGGAACTGATTGGGGCTTGGTTGAAAAGGTTAATATAGATGTCCCTGAGGAAAATGATTTATGTACCGATAATGGTCAAAACAAGTTTGAGGCCTTGGTAGAGCAAGATTATCGAGAGAAGGAAGCCAATGAAGTGATGAAAAAGTTCTTTTTCTTGAATCAACTTATGTATGGTTCTTTTAGAACTTTGGATAAAAAAGATTTGATGGATGCATGGATTGATTTTCTTGAAACCGCGTTGACCCTACAGTATTTTGATGACTATGATTCGTTTACAACGTATGCTGACATAGATGACTTGGAAAAGGATGCTTTGGATATATCGGGGTTGTTGAATTTCTGCAAGAAGGTGAAACGTCGTAGAAAAGCCCTTTTGGAGAATGAGCACTTGTTGCTTGGAGGGTGTTTGAAAAAGTTGGCTGAAATTACTGATTTAGCCTTGTCTGCTTATCAACAGAATTTCAAATTTTCTTTTTGA
- the brxL gene encoding protease Lon-related BREX system protein BrxL: MSDVRETIKVKLRENFAGKIVRKDLTKKIKEGANVPVYVLEFLLGQYCSSDDETIIEQGVQQVKKILADNFVRPDEAEKIKSRLRTKGTYTVIDKLSVTLNTKNDCYFAEFSNLGFSTAEGIVVPDEYPEKYDRLLCGGIWCIVQLDYEFVEEEKGVTPIRIRKVTPIQMPRIDIDELKAGRKAFSKEEWIDVMLRSTGMEPDSLTDREKWLLMARMLPLVENNYNLCELGPRSTGKSHIYKEISPNSILVSGGQTTVANLFYNMGRKTVGLVGLWDCVAFDEVAGINFKDKDGVQIMKDYMASGSFARGKEEKAASASMVFVGNINQSVDVLLKTSSLFDPFPPEMGTDTAFLDRIHCYVPGWEIPKFRPEHFTGDYGFITDYLAAFVRELRKEQYGDALDRYFHLGKNLNQRDTIAVRRTVGGLLKLIYPDGEFSKEQLEEILKFALEMRRRVKEQLKKLGGMEFYDVNFSYIDNESFEEHYVSVPEQGGGKLIPDGVCNPGQVYTVSLGKSGMLGVFRLESQMLPGNGKFERTGLGSERDAKESSSAAFNFLKANGNRISGSISTTSKDYIINYQDLQGIGMTSTLALPSLIALCSIALDKPTIGTMAVLGEISMSGTLMKVENLANALQVCLDSGAKKVLLPITSAADLGTVPPELVGCFNLIFYSTAEDAVFKALGVE, translated from the coding sequence ATGAGTGACGTTCGTGAAACTATTAAGGTGAAGCTCCGTGAAAACTTTGCGGGTAAGATTGTCCGTAAGGACCTTACGAAGAAGATTAAGGAAGGGGCGAACGTTCCGGTATATGTCCTTGAGTTCCTTCTAGGTCAGTATTGTAGCTCCGATGACGAGACTATCATTGAACAGGGGGTTCAGCAGGTTAAGAAAATCCTTGCTGATAACTTCGTGCGCCCTGATGAAGCGGAAAAAATTAAGTCGCGTCTTCGCACCAAGGGAACCTATACTGTAATTGACAAACTCTCGGTTACGCTCAATACGAAAAATGACTGCTACTTTGCCGAGTTTTCGAACTTGGGCTTCAGCACTGCGGAGGGGATTGTTGTTCCCGACGAGTATCCTGAAAAGTACGACCGACTGCTCTGTGGTGGAATTTGGTGCATTGTTCAGCTTGACTATGAGTTCGTTGAAGAGGAAAAGGGGGTGACCCCTATCCGAATCCGCAAAGTGACTCCGATACAGATGCCTCGAATCGACATTGACGAATTGAAGGCTGGGCGTAAGGCGTTCTCCAAGGAAGAATGGATCGATGTTATGCTCCGTTCCACGGGTATGGAGCCTGATTCCCTCACGGATCGCGAAAAGTGGCTCCTGATGGCTCGTATGCTGCCTTTAGTGGAGAACAACTATAACCTTTGCGAACTAGGCCCTAGAAGCACCGGTAAGAGCCATATTTACAAGGAAATTTCACCGAATAGTATCCTTGTGTCTGGTGGTCAAACCACTGTTGCAAACCTCTTCTACAATATGGGTCGTAAAACCGTGGGACTTGTTGGCCTTTGGGACTGTGTCGCCTTTGACGAAGTTGCAGGAATCAACTTCAAGGACAAGGATGGTGTTCAGATCATGAAGGACTACATGGCTTCAGGTTCTTTTGCCCGTGGCAAGGAAGAGAAGGCCGCCAGTGCTTCTATGGTATTCGTTGGCAATATCAACCAAAGCGTGGACGTTCTTCTTAAGACATCCAGCCTGTTTGATCCGTTCCCGCCTGAAATGGGGACTGATACGGCTTTCTTGGATAGAATCCATTGTTATGTACCTGGTTGGGAAATCCCTAAGTTCCGTCCGGAACACTTCACTGGGGACTACGGCTTCATTACCGACTATTTGGCCGCATTCGTCCGCGAGTTGCGTAAAGAGCAGTATGGGGATGCCTTGGACCGTTATTTCCATCTTGGCAAGAACCTTAACCAGCGTGATACCATTGCGGTCCGTAGAACTGTTGGTGGCTTGTTGAAACTGATTTACCCTGATGGAGAGTTCTCCAAGGAACAGCTAGAGGAAATCCTTAAATTCGCCTTGGAAATGCGTCGCCGCGTCAAGGAACAGCTGAAGAAGCTGGGTGGCATGGAATTCTATGACGTAAATTTCTCCTACATCGATAATGAGTCCTTTGAGGAACATTATGTGTCCGTGCCCGAGCAGGGTGGTGGAAAGTTGATTCCCGATGGAGTTTGCAATCCCGGTCAGGTTTACACGGTTAGCCTAGGAAAATCGGGCATGCTGGGCGTATTCCGCCTAGAGAGTCAAATGCTTCCGGGCAATGGCAAGTTTGAACGTACGGGTCTCGGTAGCGAGCGCGATGCCAAGGAATCCTCTAGTGCTGCGTTTAACTTCTTGAAGGCAAATGGCAACCGTATTAGTGGCTCGATTAGCACGACCTCCAAGGATTATATCATCAACTATCAGGACCTTCAGGGTATTGGAATGACATCCACGCTGGCTCTGCCTTCGTTGATTGCCTTGTGCTCCATTGCATTGGACAAGCCGACCATCGGCACTATGGCTGTGCTGGGTGAAATTAGCATGAGCGGCACCCTGATGAAGGTGGAAAACCTTGCAAATGCCCTCCAGGTATGCTTGGATAGTGGTGCCAAGAAGGTTCTGCTGCCAATCACCTCTGCCGCCGATTTAGGAACGGTTCCACCGGAACTTGTCGGCTGCTTCAATCTCATCTTCTATAGCACGGCCGAGGACGCCGTATTCAAGGCTCTCGGGGTGGAGTAG